From the Streptomyces pluripotens genome, one window contains:
- a CDS encoding VOC family protein, protein MSTDTTSTPEFRYVAVTFDCPDPAELARFYSELLGHPTIFSNDDFALIGKEGEAGLGFNRLADYRPPTWPDPAQEKQAHIELGVADLDAAEKRLLGLGATKPAFQPAPDRWRVLLDPAGHPFCISSLV, encoded by the coding sequence ATGAGCACGGACACCACTTCCACACCCGAGTTCCGCTACGTCGCCGTCACCTTCGACTGCCCCGATCCTGCAGAACTAGCCCGTTTCTACAGTGAGTTGCTTGGCCACCCGACGATCTTCAGCAACGACGACTTCGCGCTGATCGGCAAGGAGGGCGAAGCCGGCCTGGGCTTCAACCGACTGGCCGACTACCGTCCGCCCACCTGGCCGGACCCCGCCCAGGAGAAGCAGGCCCACATCGAGCTGGGCGTGGCGGACCTGGACGCCGCCGAGAAACGACTGCTCGGTCTGGGAGCCACCAAACCCGCCTTCCAGCCTGCCCCGGACAGATGGCGGGTTCTGCTGGACCCGGCTGGCCACCCGTTCTGCATCAGCTCACTCGTCTAG
- a CDS encoding DUF4253 domain-containing protein — translation MATLPNPLPQLITDPSGRAVGLQLPPGQLFDLTDDGPWHEPLLWHAQKQAAPGTWKALGAPASRVGLLPVIVDLGGSAGGLRDWGLLPGETSYPGDHDAEDVLAEYWWEETEGGEAAADIEPFGVEWPGLAPAAALTADPDTRAAQVADMLAGNPDPLIEEPHLALVPARRSADIPAAIGWAGPVNYECDVARLCAVLRSWEDRFGIRVVALGLDTLVVSVAAPPATRAEAEAVAAEHFALCPDTIGQGDRESLQAYAKDLVGAHTWTFWWD, via the coding sequence ATGGCGACTCTTCCTAACCCGCTGCCCCAACTGATCACCGATCCGAGCGGGCGCGCCGTCGGGCTGCAACTTCCGCCCGGCCAGCTGTTCGACCTGACCGACGACGGCCCCTGGCACGAACCGCTCCTGTGGCACGCGCAGAAGCAGGCCGCGCCCGGCACCTGGAAGGCCCTGGGCGCTCCGGCGTCGCGCGTCGGCCTGCTGCCGGTGATCGTGGACCTGGGCGGCTCCGCAGGTGGCCTGCGGGACTGGGGTCTGCTGCCCGGCGAGACCTCGTATCCGGGGGACCACGACGCCGAGGACGTCCTCGCGGAGTACTGGTGGGAGGAGACGGAGGGCGGCGAAGCCGCCGCGGACATCGAGCCGTTCGGGGTCGAGTGGCCCGGCCTCGCGCCCGCTGCGGCTCTCACCGCCGACCCGGACACACGGGCCGCCCAGGTCGCCGACATGCTGGCCGGCAACCCGGATCCGTTGATCGAGGAGCCGCACCTCGCGCTGGTCCCGGCCCGGCGGTCCGCCGACATCCCGGCGGCGATCGGCTGGGCCGGCCCGGTGAACTACGAGTGCGACGTGGCCCGGCTGTGCGCCGTCCTGCGCTCCTGGGAGGACCGCTTCGGCATACGGGTCGTAGCCCTCGGCCTGGACACCCTCGTCGTGTCCGTCGCGGCCCCGCCGGCCACCCGGGCGGAAGCCGAGGCAGTGGCCGCGGAACACTTCGCGCTCTGCCCCGACACCATCGGCCAAGGCGACCGGGAAAGCCTCCAGGCCTACGCCAAGGACCTCGTCGGCGCCCACACCTGGACCTTCTGGTGGGACTGA
- a CDS encoding SAM-dependent methyltransferase, translating into MPGDALSPDSAELRRRIDSTKPHPARVYDLFLGGKDHYPVDRKAAAAAIANHPRGFLTARHNRDFLRRAVTALVEEEGVRQFLDIGAGLPTAQNVHQVAQRIAPESRVVYVDNDPIVLAHARALLTSGPEGRTDYIDADLRDPGRILHEAARSLDFAQPVALCLVAVLHFIEDEVAYGVVRDLLDALPPGSWLVLSHLADDLNPEGTAKVVESFRRSGLTFVLRSKDGVERFFAGNGLTPAEPGVVPVHRWRPDGAAPVLPAPGPELLASLDFIDRIKYQDINEVTDADVSVHAAIARKP; encoded by the coding sequence ATGCCGGGTGACGCGCTCAGCCCCGATTCCGCCGAGTTGCGGAGGAGGATCGACTCCACCAAGCCGCACCCGGCCCGGGTCTACGACCTCTTCCTCGGCGGCAAGGACCACTATCCGGTCGACCGGAAGGCGGCTGCCGCGGCCATCGCCAACCACCCCCGCGGATTCCTCACCGCCCGGCACAACCGGGACTTCCTGCGCCGTGCGGTCACCGCGCTTGTGGAGGAGGAGGGCGTCCGGCAGTTCCTGGACATCGGTGCCGGCCTGCCGACCGCGCAGAACGTCCACCAGGTCGCCCAGCGCATCGCCCCGGAGTCGCGGGTGGTGTACGTCGACAACGACCCCATCGTGCTCGCGCACGCACGTGCCCTGCTCACCAGCGGACCCGAGGGGCGGACCGACTACATCGACGCCGACCTGCGCGACCCCGGCCGCATCCTGCACGAGGCGGCCCGGTCACTCGACTTCGCCCAGCCCGTCGCGTTGTGCCTGGTGGCCGTGTTGCACTTCATCGAGGACGAGGTGGCCTACGGCGTCGTCCGGGACCTGCTCGACGCGTTGCCCCCGGGGAGCTGGCTCGTGCTCAGCCACCTGGCCGACGACCTCAATCCGGAGGGGACAGCGAAGGTGGTGGAGTCCTTCAGACGGAGCGGACTGACCTTCGTGCTGCGCTCCAAGGACGGAGTGGAACGGTTCTTCGCCGGAAACGGGCTGACGCCCGCCGAGCCCGGGGTGGTCCCCGTGCACCGGTGGCGGCCCGACGGCGCGGCGCCCGTGCTTCCGGCCCCGGGCCCCGAACTCCTCGCCTCCCTGGACTTCATCGACCGGATCAAGTACCAGGACATCAACGAGGTCACGGACGCCGACGTCAGCGTGCACGCGGCGATCGCTCGCAAGCCGTGA
- a CDS encoding helix-turn-helix transcriptional regulator — translation MISASARLLRLLSLLSSRPSWTCAELAGRMEVTDRTVRRDIARLRELGYCVDSDAGPWGGYRLRAGSRVPPLILDDEEALAVAVGLREAALSDALGSDQAALSALLKLRQVLPRRIADRLGDLDDAFVRLPGAHGPQIRAGLLLELAVVCRRGERARLSYTDGQGRTAVRDVDPYRLVHTGRRWYFVARDVSRRQWRTFRADRVEWLRSTGEPADLTDLPDPGLLVSRNIANGPYPLSATIRLPLPMDQALRLIPATVGTHRPDGPDATVVDIGGPDPDGLARYLLGLGTPLRVLEPQAVREALLNRTRELLAECANTSGHADVPDGNGGHGPGSAVGAAK, via the coding sequence GTGATCAGCGCATCCGCCCGCCTGCTGCGGCTGCTGTCCCTGCTGTCCTCCCGGCCGTCCTGGACCTGTGCCGAACTGGCCGGACGTATGGAGGTCACCGACCGCACGGTCCGGCGGGACATCGCCAGACTCCGGGAACTCGGCTACTGCGTCGACTCCGACGCAGGACCCTGGGGCGGCTACCGCCTCCGCGCCGGCTCGCGGGTGCCGCCGCTGATCCTCGACGACGAGGAGGCCCTCGCCGTCGCCGTCGGGCTGCGGGAGGCAGCACTGAGCGACGCCCTCGGCAGCGACCAGGCGGCCCTGTCCGCTCTGCTGAAACTGCGCCAGGTACTGCCTCGGCGCATCGCGGACCGCCTTGGCGACCTGGACGACGCCTTCGTACGCCTCCCCGGGGCCCACGGGCCGCAGATCAGGGCGGGCCTGCTGCTGGAGCTGGCCGTGGTCTGCCGGCGGGGTGAGCGTGCCCGGCTGTCGTACACCGACGGGCAGGGGCGGACCGCGGTCCGGGACGTCGACCCGTACCGCCTCGTCCACACCGGACGGCGCTGGTACTTCGTCGCCCGGGACGTGTCGCGACGGCAGTGGCGGACGTTCCGGGCCGACCGGGTCGAGTGGCTCCGGTCCACCGGAGAACCGGCGGACCTCACCGACCTGCCGGACCCGGGGCTGCTCGTCTCCCGCAACATCGCCAACGGCCCGTACCCGCTGTCCGCGACCATCCGCCTCCCGCTCCCCATGGACCAGGCACTTCGGCTGATCCCGGCGACGGTCGGAACACACCGCCCGGACGGGCCCGACGCCACCGTCGTCGACATCGGTGGCCCCGACCCGGACGGCCTCGCCCGCTACCTCCTCGGCCTGGGCACACCCCTGCGGGTGCTGGAGCCTCAGGCCGTGCGGGAAGCCTTGCTGAACCGCACCCGGGAGCTCCTCGCGGAGTGCGCGAACACCTCCGGTCACGCGGACGTGCCCGACGGAAACGGCGGCCACGGACCGGGGTCAGCGGTGGGCGCCGCCAAGTAG